In one window of Poriferisphaera corsica DNA:
- a CDS encoding DMT family transporter, with product MMYVYLLSAIICEVVATTALNASNGFTKLWASLIVICGYGAAFYLLSLTLRDMKVGIAYAIWSALGIVLVTGVSAIVYKQKIDVVGMTGMGLMIVGVMLLMVFSNASVH from the coding sequence ATGATGTATGTGTATTTATTGAGTGCAATCATATGTGAAGTCGTAGCAACAACCGCACTTAATGCGAGCAATGGATTTACGAAACTATGGGCAAGTTTGATAGTCATTTGCGGATATGGAGCTGCGTTTTATTTGCTGTCGTTAACCTTAAGAGATATGAAAGTGGGAATTGCGTATGCGATTTGGAGCGCCTTGGGTATTGTGCTTGTGACTGGGGTGAGCGCGATTGTATACAAGCAGAAAATTGATGTGGTGGGAATGACGGGAATGGGACTGATGATTGTTGGGGTCATGCTTTTGATGGTGTTTTCGAATGCAAGTGTGCATTAA
- a CDS encoding OsmC-related (seleno)protein: protein MSTQKTIVTPIEYMPDPETYPIKPAKKSKEGLDLEVNVIAEMVPEQGLLKRCYVQPNIPTFGAFELLCDEGLSIGGSNLAPAPLAYLAAGIAFCFLTHLKGYADYKQLKIFNIKLEQKMKFQSRIPGMTSDTGGQMEGYPNGLETNVIIDSDESPETINEMIKVSEKACMAAQTVVNAVPSTINIFQNGIQI from the coding sequence ATGTCAACCCAGAAAACAATCGTAACACCAATCGAGTACATGCCCGATCCCGAGACATACCCGATCAAACCTGCAAAAAAATCAAAAGAAGGACTCGATCTTGAAGTAAATGTTATTGCCGAAATGGTCCCCGAACAGGGACTGCTTAAACGCTGCTACGTCCAGCCCAACATACCAACCTTCGGCGCTTTCGAGTTGCTTTGCGATGAAGGCCTCTCTATTGGCGGATCAAACCTCGCCCCCGCGCCGCTTGCATACCTCGCCGCAGGTATCGCCTTCTGCTTCCTGACCCACTTAAAAGGTTATGCCGATTATAAACAGCTGAAAATCTTCAATATTAAGCTAGAACAAAAAATGAAATTTCAGTCACGCATTCCCGGCATGACCTCAGACACCGGCGGACAAATGGAAGGCTACCCGAATGGACTCGAAACCAATGTCATCATCGATTCAGATGAATCTCCAGAAACAATTAACGAAATGATCAAAGTTTCAGAAAAAGCATGTATGGCCGCGCAAACCGTCGTCAATGCCGTTCCTTCAACAATCAATATTTTTCAGAACGGTATACAAATCTAA
- a CDS encoding TetR/AcrR family transcriptional regulator has product MPDNMSKHAKRQSARKTEIVKAATEIFFREGYGRASMDQVHSVVGGSKRTLYKHFSSKDELFIAIIERVSDRVLQVMVPEEIEGELENVLLTIGESYLKVILSKDGLSLFRAMISEATHFPTLAKQFYEHGPGKVSSELAKFFRTKQKQGEMNGGDARAAAEQFLGMLRGDVHLTALLYGQKPRGASIVNHVECVVTSFLKSYGGNDKK; this is encoded by the coding sequence ATGCCAGACAACATGAGTAAGCATGCAAAACGCCAATCAGCGCGCAAAACTGAGATTGTGAAGGCGGCGACTGAGATATTTTTTCGCGAGGGGTACGGGCGAGCCAGTATGGATCAGGTGCATTCGGTTGTGGGGGGATCGAAGCGCACGCTCTACAAACACTTTTCGAGTAAGGATGAGTTATTTATAGCGATTATCGAGCGTGTTTCTGATCGTGTGTTACAGGTAATGGTGCCAGAAGAGATTGAGGGGGAATTGGAGAATGTGTTGCTTACGATCGGTGAAAGTTATTTGAAAGTTATATTGTCAAAAGACGGACTATCGCTGTTTCGTGCGATGATATCTGAGGCGACTCATTTTCCAACACTGGCGAAACAGTTTTATGAGCATGGCCCCGGAAAAGTTTCATCCGAACTAGCTAAATTTTTCAGAACTAAGCAGAAGCAGGGCGAGATGAATGGGGGGGATGCGAGGGCGGCTGCGGAACAATTTCTAGGCATGCTACGTGGTGATGTGCATTTAACCGCTCTGCTATATGGGCAAAAACCACGTGGCGCGAGTATCGTCAATCATGTGGAATGTGTCGTCACATCGTTCTTAAAAAGTTATGGTGGAAATGATAAAAAATAA
- a CDS encoding potassium channel family protein, with translation MHRFAVIGLGRFGSRLAANLAASGHEVIGIDRDPALIEDMRDRVTLAIALDATDEQALLSQGVDKVDIAIVGIGNNFEAIALTTVVLKQLGVPRVISRAVTPTSAKILAKIGADEVVNPEDESADRWANRLITPQFRNHLELDAQHSIVEIQTPEAWRGHNLIELNLRAEYNVHVVAIKRRKPEQSELTPPSVMIPDPTSGLREEDILVIMGADKDLAKIVKK, from the coding sequence ATGCACAGATTCGCCGTCATCGGACTCGGCCGCTTTGGCTCACGACTCGCCGCAAACCTCGCAGCATCAGGCCACGAGGTCATCGGCATCGACCGCGATCCAGCACTCATCGAAGACATGCGTGATCGCGTTACCCTCGCCATCGCACTCGATGCAACCGACGAACAAGCGCTTCTCTCCCAAGGCGTCGACAAAGTCGACATCGCCATCGTCGGCATCGGCAACAACTTCGAAGCCATCGCCCTCACCACCGTTGTTCTCAAACAGCTCGGCGTTCCCCGCGTTATCTCCCGCGCCGTCACCCCCACCTCCGCCAAGATCCTCGCCAAGATCGGCGCAGACGAAGTCGTCAACCCCGAAGACGAATCCGCCGACCGTTGGGCCAATCGCTTGATCACACCACAATTCCGCAATCACCTCGAACTCGACGCGCAGCACTCCATTGTTGAAATCCAAACCCCCGAAGCTTGGCGAGGCCATAACCTCATCGAACTCAACCTACGCGCCGAGTACAACGTCCACGTCGTTGCCATAAAACGTCGTAAGCCCGAGCAATCCGAACTCACTCCGCCATCAGTCATGATCCCTGATCCAACCTCCGGGCTGCGTGAAGAAGACATCCTCGTCATCATGGGCGCCGACAAAGACCTCGCCAAAATTGTTAAAAAATAG
- a CDS encoding TrkH family potassium uptake protein, with amino-acid sequence MPQLDPKLETAHLHQFVPFKPISVQRLFLRLISLILILTASVLVHGFYTPPLPEWGFEALNAVSHIFNESDEQLYIILTRILQTILITAYWYDVIRIARSRSHATDRRMTFIDILILAITLTGIILHLAGNRLGWPIFEISVVIVAATELWHLNTALSRRLHRPGLLLPLSFFFLIAIGTPLLKLPLATPINQSISWLDSLFTITSAVCVTGLAVKNTAHDFTPFGQTIIAIFIQLGGLGIIIFASMFALMLGRSLSLKQNVSLSQMLSDQPLHKITSFIRFIVLTTLIIETIGALLLLPMWQSDPTRPLLFTERLGMSFFHAISAFCNAGFDITGDSFHNYRTSAGIYLVIIPLIVLGGLGFPVLGNLYAMFRYRISDKKNNPTRFTDLPPVDLSPRRLSLHSKVVLTTTASLLILGTLVIAISELTPFFYVTPLSTSDPLSISRIGQTIADAAFMSTSSRTAGFYSANTPELQPSSHLTLLALMIVGGSPGSTAGGIKTTIFALLLLSIIANMRQRPEAEIFKRTIPQAAIQKAGTIFFCYIGLIITATYLLTLTEPFTFIQTLFEVVSAATTTGLSLGITEQLTPFGKIVIILVMFLGRVGPLALLSSLILSRRHQTQISYPHEDIALG; translated from the coding sequence ATGCCCCAACTCGACCCCAAACTCGAAACCGCTCATCTGCACCAGTTTGTACCCTTCAAACCCATCTCCGTGCAGCGTCTGTTCCTCCGCCTCATCTCCCTCATTCTTATCCTCACCGCATCTGTTCTCGTTCATGGCTTCTACACCCCGCCACTCCCCGAATGGGGTTTCGAAGCACTCAATGCCGTCTCTCACATCTTCAACGAATCCGACGAGCAACTCTACATCATCCTCACACGCATCCTTCAAACCATTCTCATCACCGCCTACTGGTACGACGTGATTCGTATCGCACGCTCACGTTCTCATGCCACCGATCGCCGCATGACCTTCATCGATATCCTTATTCTTGCCATCACCCTCACCGGCATCATCCTCCACCTCGCAGGCAACCGACTCGGTTGGCCCATCTTCGAGATCTCCGTTGTCATCGTTGCCGCCACCGAACTCTGGCATCTTAATACAGCCCTCTCGCGCCGCCTTCACCGGCCCGGCCTCCTCCTGCCTCTCTCATTCTTCTTCCTCATCGCCATCGGCACGCCTCTCCTCAAACTCCCGCTCGCCACACCGATTAATCAATCTATCTCTTGGTTAGATTCACTCTTCACCATCACCTCAGCAGTTTGTGTCACAGGCCTCGCTGTCAAAAACACCGCACACGACTTCACACCCTTTGGCCAGACCATCATCGCCATCTTCATCCAGCTCGGCGGACTCGGAATCATCATCTTCGCCTCCATGTTCGCGCTCATGCTCGGCCGCTCCCTCTCTCTCAAGCAAAACGTCTCACTCTCGCAAATGCTCTCCGATCAGCCTCTTCACAAAATCACCTCCTTCATCCGCTTTATCGTCCTCACCACACTCATCATCGAAACCATCGGCGCGCTCCTCCTTCTCCCCATGTGGCAATCCGATCCGACGCGCCCTCTCCTCTTTACAGAGCGTCTTGGCATGTCCTTCTTCCACGCCATCTCCGCCTTCTGCAACGCAGGCTTCGATATCACCGGGGATTCCTTCCACAACTACCGCACTAGCGCTGGCATTTACCTCGTCATCATCCCACTCATCGTCCTCGGCGGACTCGGCTTCCCCGTCCTCGGCAACCTCTACGCCATGTTCCGCTATCGCATTTCCGACAAGAAAAATAACCCCACGCGTTTCACCGATCTTCCCCCCGTCGACCTCTCACCCCGCCGACTCTCTCTTCACTCCAAAGTTGTCCTCACCACCACCGCATCCCTTCTCATCCTCGGCACGCTCGTCATTGCTATCTCAGAACTCACACCATTCTTCTATGTAACACCGCTATCCACCTCCGATCCTCTTTCTATCTCGCGCATAGGGCAAACTATCGCCGACGCCGCCTTCATGTCCACCTCCTCCCGTACCGCCGGCTTCTACTCCGCCAACACCCCCGAACTTCAACCCTCTTCTCACCTTACCCTCCTCGCACTCATGATCGTCGGCGGCTCCCCCGGCTCAACCGCCGGTGGCATCAAAACCACCATCTTCGCACTCCTCCTTCTTTCCATCATCGCCAACATGCGCCAACGCCCCGAAGCCGAAATCTTCAAACGCACCATTCCTCAAGCCGCCATCCAAAAAGCAGGCACCATCTTTTTCTGCTACATCGGACTTATCATCACCGCCACCTACCTACTCACCCTCACCGAACCCTTCACCTTCATCCAAACACTCTTCGAAGTCGTCTCCGCCGCCACAACCACCGGCCTCTCCCTCGGCATCACCGAACAACTCACACCCTTTGGTAAAATCGTCATCATACTCGTCATGTTCCTCGGCCGAGTCGGCCCTCTCGCGCTCCTCTCCTCACTCATCCTCTCTCGCCGACATCAAACCCAGATCTCATACCCCCACGAAGACATCGCCCTCGGCTAA
- a CDS encoding tetratricopeptide repeat protein: MTAIHKLSPIFVLLLTLSILGCSLPPNNYEMRNEARLAAYHGELEQARDLYAAAAENEPNDALAQYELGKINLKLGKPEQAQFAFEKAYTIKREDKELAPKILDGIAESLFQQDRIENLTAFLARQADYYGKPRDYIRQAKYLTKSGAVDEAIIAYKKAAHFAPAEDPTPYLAIADFYESLNDVENTITSLRYAYYINPKHFGLADKLRSYGIVPGPTIKLEPPKPAILR; the protein is encoded by the coding sequence ATGACCGCGATCCATAAATTGTCCCCCATCTTCGTCCTCCTCCTCACCCTCTCAATCCTCGGCTGCTCACTTCCCCCAAACAACTACGAGATGCGAAACGAAGCCCGCCTTGCCGCATACCACGGCGAACTCGAGCAAGCACGCGACCTCTATGCCGCTGCTGCAGAAAACGAACCCAACGACGCGCTCGCCCAATACGAGCTCGGCAAAATCAACCTCAAACTCGGCAAACCCGAACAAGCTCAATTCGCTTTCGAAAAAGCCTACACCATCAAACGTGAAGACAAAGAACTCGCACCCAAAATCCTCGACGGCATTGCCGAGTCTCTCTTTCAGCAAGACCGCATCGAAAACCTCACCGCTTTCCTTGCTCGCCAAGCCGACTACTACGGCAAGCCTCGCGACTACATCCGCCAAGCCAAATACCTCACCAAGTCCGGCGCCGTCGATGAAGCCATCATCGCCTACAAAAAAGCAGCACACTTCGCACCTGCCGAAGACCCAACCCCATACCTCGCCATCGCTGATTTTTACGAGTCACTCAACGATGTCGAAAACACAATCACATCACTCCGCTACGCCTACTACATCAACCCCAAACACTTCGGCCTCGCCGACAAGCTCCGTTCCTACGGCATCGTCCCCGGCCCAACCATCAAACTCGAACCCCCAAAACCTGCCATCCTCCGCTAA
- a CDS encoding ROK family transcriptional regulator, translated as MRINARQQQILQHLWREGGLSRWELHKRTGLTPNGVGQIVSDLIDQGIISEGTPQPVRAGRPRIPLEIDTHQRHIACVALRRGQVSVCRLNLKGQLIGKLTVQKVQSSDQVIPTACQLLTSVIDATTLFVSVNVTGLIDPEAQTILFSSAVQGRGTISLTPITQAAGNLPVLFDNDMHALAARWVLTHQAELDQDLLLVSINDGAIGSAMLVDGKPNRGCVLSANELGHTRLPVDTEQCYCGHKGCLERIVSTTYLHQLNPSQSVATLLEQAAIFENDNPALETVIDHLAMSLSNAVNFIRPNRLILVSELTRYPNFTDTLLRKLRGSVLMNIVDRFKIDLWDQPAARNAETAGWLGLTRLYCNDWGGIVTHQNHTVLS; from the coding sequence ATGCGTATCAACGCCAGACAGCAGCAAATACTCCAGCACCTCTGGCGCGAAGGCGGTCTCAGCCGCTGGGAATTGCATAAACGCACCGGTCTCACCCCAAACGGTGTCGGGCAAATCGTCTCCGACCTCATCGATCAAGGCATTATCTCAGAAGGCACTCCCCAGCCCGTCCGTGCAGGACGCCCACGCATCCCTCTGGAAATCGACACCCATCAACGCCATATTGCCTGTGTCGCACTCCGTCGTGGCCAAGTCTCAGTCTGTCGGCTAAATCTCAAAGGCCAGCTCATCGGCAAACTCACCGTCCAAAAAGTCCAATCCTCCGATCAAGTCATCCCTACCGCCTGCCAGCTTCTCACATCCGTCATTGATGCCACAACCCTCTTCGTCTCCGTCAATGTCACCGGCCTCATCGACCCCGAAGCGCAAACCATCCTCTTCTCCTCCGCCGTACAGGGCAGGGGCACCATTTCACTCACCCCCATCACACAAGCCGCTGGCAATCTCCCCGTTCTTTTCGACAACGACATGCACGCCCTCGCTGCACGTTGGGTGCTCACACATCAAGCCGAACTCGACCAGGATCTCCTCCTCGTCTCAATCAACGATGGCGCCATCGGCTCCGCCATGCTTGTTGACGGTAAACCAAATCGCGGCTGCGTCCTTTCCGCCAACGAACTCGGACACACACGCCTCCCCGTTGACACCGAACAATGTTACTGTGGCCACAAAGGCTGCCTCGAACGCATCGTATCAACCACTTACCTCCATCAACTCAACCCCTCACAATCCGTTGCAACACTTCTTGAGCAAGCCGCCATTTTTGAAAACGACAACCCCGCACTTGAGACCGTCATCGATCACCTTGCCATGTCTCTTTCAAACGCGGTCAACTTCATTCGCCCGAATCGTCTCATTCTTGTCAGCGAACTCACGCGATACCCCAACTTCACCGACACGCTGCTCCGAAAACTTCGAGGCTCGGTTCTTATGAATATCGTCGATCGTTTTAAAATTGACCTTTGGGATCAGCCCGCTGCACGCAACGCCGAAACCGCAGGTTGGCTCGGCCTAACCCGTCTCTATTGCAATGACTGGGGCGGTATCGTCACCCATCAAAACCATACCGTTTTATCTTGA